A single genomic interval of Terriglobus albidus harbors:
- a CDS encoding aspartyl protease family protein, translating into MRINHVTVFFCLIFWSGLMSAQEVDLCEGRDWFAPIAAKQSQLCKGVLEAALERRQNAVSDLNQVIRSNPNSAEAYRAHEVLLQMHIRDGRFRDALREAEAMLILRPQAADILNLRPLLLALGGYPPLSTHLRRSILPYVPTADVNPHFPVRINGKHGLFYADTGANIPVMSDEEAHALGLVIRSVDSKIGDISGRSVSMRVAEVDTLQIGRSVLRHVPFVILPASQPPFNEVPVDQQAILGIQILLAVKSIHVAADGSMEIAGTDKSEGVATPIAFHQSQPVVQMSYEGRSMPYTMDTGAVHTTLNPLFSETFPAVVQKGESKNHQLTGQGGTSSQPSIRVASLRFSLADREVTLSSAVILTKQTTSESAWAAGNLGYDLIRQTAPFTINFEKMTFVSGTSSASHSHLQ; encoded by the coding sequence ATGCGGATCAACCATGTGACGGTGTTCTTCTGCCTAATCTTCTGGAGCGGGCTCATGAGCGCGCAGGAAGTAGATTTATGCGAAGGGCGCGATTGGTTCGCTCCGATAGCAGCCAAGCAGTCACAACTCTGTAAAGGAGTGCTTGAAGCTGCTCTCGAGCGGAGACAGAACGCTGTTTCTGACTTAAACCAAGTCATCCGAAGTAATCCCAACAGCGCAGAAGCTTACCGCGCGCACGAAGTGCTCTTGCAGATGCATATCCGTGACGGACGTTTTCGCGATGCTCTCCGCGAAGCTGAGGCGATGCTGATCCTTCGACCACAGGCGGCAGATATCCTCAATTTACGGCCGCTACTCCTGGCCCTCGGCGGTTACCCGCCTCTGAGTACGCATCTGAGGCGTTCGATCTTGCCTTATGTCCCAACGGCAGATGTGAACCCACACTTTCCGGTTCGCATAAACGGGAAACATGGCCTTTTCTACGCTGATACAGGAGCGAACATTCCTGTGATGAGTGATGAGGAGGCGCACGCTCTGGGGCTCGTGATCCGGTCAGTCGATTCCAAAATTGGCGATATCTCCGGGCGTTCAGTGTCTATGAGAGTGGCGGAAGTGGACACATTGCAAATCGGAAGAAGTGTCCTTCGGCATGTACCTTTTGTGATTCTTCCAGCCAGCCAGCCACCTTTCAATGAGGTGCCTGTAGATCAACAGGCAATTCTTGGAATTCAGATTCTGCTCGCAGTCAAATCTATCCATGTCGCTGCGGACGGCAGTATGGAGATCGCCGGCACAGACAAGTCCGAAGGCGTCGCTACGCCGATCGCGTTTCACCAGTCGCAACCGGTAGTCCAGATGAGCTACGAAGGCAGATCGATGCCCTACACGATGGACACCGGAGCGGTGCACACTACTCTCAATCCCCTGTTTTCAGAGACCTTTCCCGCAGTAGTTCAGAAGGGTGAATCAAAAAATCATCAACTGACAGGGCAAGGAGGCACATCAAGCCAGCCTTCGATTCGCGTCGCCAGCTTGCGCTTTAGCCTTGCTGATAGGGAGGTCACTCTTTCGTCCGCCGTAATCTTGACGAAGCAAACGACTTCAGAAAGTGCCTGGGCTGCAGGAAATCTAGGCTACGACCTGATAAGGCAAACTGCACCCTTCACCATCAATTTCGAGAAGATGACCTTTGTCTCAGGCACGTCTTCGGCTTCGCATAGTCACCTTCAGTGA
- a CDS encoding PadR family transcriptional regulator — translation MPPSTDLLQGTLDLLILQTLALEPMHGWGVAQRIQQLSKDVLQIGQGSLYPALYRLEYKGWIRSEWQITENNRRAKYYRLTQTGKKQLAAELATWDRLSSAIASVLGRTAEASS, via the coding sequence ATGCCGCCATCAACTGACCTTCTGCAGGGAACACTGGATCTCCTGATTCTTCAGACGCTCGCGCTTGAGCCAATGCACGGGTGGGGCGTAGCGCAGCGTATCCAACAGCTATCGAAAGACGTATTGCAGATCGGGCAGGGATCGCTTTACCCCGCCCTCTATCGCCTCGAATACAAGGGCTGGATACGATCGGAATGGCAGATCACGGAGAATAATCGGCGGGCGAAGTATTACCGCCTGACCCAGACAGGCAAGAAGCAACTCGCGGCGGAGTTGGCTACCTGGGATCGTTTGTCCTCTGCGATCGCGTCTGTTCTTGGCCGGACCGCGGAGGCGTCTTCATGA
- a CDS encoding polyphosphate kinase 2 family protein — MKIKEVIESSRKLAKPFRVINGRNFKLSKYNPGETLGFGSEDKPLAKEALENGIQALAELQDMLYAQDKWAVLLIFQAMDAAGKDGVIKHVMSGLNPQGCQVFSFKAPSAEDLDHDYLWRCMKCLPNRGHIGIFNRSYYEETLVVRVHPELLDKAKIPPSLITKKIWNERFEDIRCFERYLSRNGIVVVKFFLNLSKNEQKRRFLERADVPDKNWKFSVSDMAERSFWNQYQKAYEDMIRNTATKESPWYVVPADNKWFSREVVAAAVIDAMANLNLAYPRVDKAKLAEIARARKALLSSQ; from the coding sequence ATGAAGATCAAGGAAGTAATCGAATCGTCTCGCAAATTAGCAAAACCCTTTCGAGTCATCAACGGCAGGAATTTCAAACTCAGCAAGTACAACCCTGGCGAGACTCTGGGCTTCGGCTCCGAAGACAAGCCGCTTGCCAAGGAGGCCTTGGAGAACGGAATTCAGGCCTTAGCGGAGTTGCAGGACATGCTCTATGCCCAGGACAAATGGGCCGTCCTGCTCATCTTCCAGGCCATGGATGCAGCCGGTAAGGACGGCGTCATCAAACACGTGATGTCCGGCCTGAATCCCCAGGGGTGCCAGGTCTTTTCGTTCAAGGCTCCCTCCGCCGAGGATCTTGACCACGACTATCTGTGGCGTTGCATGAAGTGCCTGCCCAATCGTGGACACATCGGTATTTTCAATCGCAGTTACTATGAGGAAACCCTGGTTGTCCGGGTGCACCCCGAATTGCTTGATAAAGCAAAGATTCCCCCTTCCCTCATTACAAAGAAGATCTGGAATGAACGATTCGAGGATATTCGTTGTTTCGAGCGTTATCTGTCGCGCAACGGTATTGTCGTCGTGAAGTTCTTTCTCAACCTTTCCAAAAACGAGCAAAAACGGCGATTTCTCGAGCGCGCGGACGTGCCCGACAAGAATTGGAAATTCTCCGTCTCAGACATGGCAGAACGTTCCTTCTGGAACCAGTATCAGAAAGCCTACGAAGACATGATTCGCAACACCGCGACCAAAGAGAGCCCTTGGTACGTTGTACCCGCCGATAACAAGTGGTTCAGCCGGGAGGTTGTAGCCGCTGCCGTGATTGACGCCATGGCCAATCTCAATCTCGCTTATCCGCGCGTTGACAAGGCTAAGCTGGCCGAGATCGCCAGGGCCAGAAAGGCTCTCTTGAGTTCGCAGTAA
- a CDS encoding M56 family metallopeptidase, producing MIFSAFWKESWSIAIVNHLWQSTVVMLVAWLLTLVLKHNQARMRYWIWMAASLKLLVPFSLLAAIGRWLRPANAPVIESPQLAAAMVKMARPLLQSPKSPESFTISISDASRAVASATHHASFLPNILIAVWLCGSLFLLLRWSRHWWAIHATLRSASRISLPVDVPVFLTSCRIEPGIVGIFRPVLLLPEKIMDRLPAAQLRSILAHEICHVRRRDNLTAAIHMVVEAIFWFHPAVWWIERRLIDEREQACDEAVLQLGNDAEVYAEGILNVCKFYTESPIACMSGVTGAQLKERILRIMTKQAALKLGVGRKLLLSAVGIAAISVPMVFGLLRITEVRAQSASANQAKGIAATWQGILHTNRDLRFVVKITNAGAETLRGTFYNIDVEPDAVPVISTRLDGSSLRLELPFGTYQGTLSADGNSITGTWLQGQNPLPLTFVRATPATEWTIPHPPAVVHMAADADPSFEVATIKPSSPDEQGTRVIIHGRQFSTVRTTLNELVFFAYGLHKGQILGAPDWFSSERFDISAVPDVQGEPSPKQWQSMVKKLMADRFQVKLHYEKREFSVYALTIAKSGPKLTMSQGDPNGSAGLGFGPPGNFGAINAKMSDVANAMAYDMVDRPVVDQTGLQGRFDLRLTWKPDDMHSATERTDTSPDIFTAVEEQWGVKLVSTKAPVDVLVIDHVEKPSAN from the coding sequence ATGATCTTCAGCGCGTTCTGGAAGGAAAGCTGGTCAATCGCTATCGTCAATCACTTATGGCAATCAACCGTGGTGATGCTGGTGGCGTGGCTGCTTACGCTGGTGTTGAAGCACAACCAGGCACGGATGCGCTACTGGATCTGGATGGCGGCGTCTCTAAAACTTCTGGTGCCATTCTCATTATTGGCAGCGATCGGCAGGTGGCTTCGTCCCGCAAACGCGCCTGTGATTGAGAGCCCGCAACTGGCTGCCGCCATGGTAAAGATGGCACGCCCATTATTGCAGAGTCCAAAGAGTCCAGAATCTTTCACGATATCTATTTCCGATGCATCGCGGGCTGTTGCTTCAGCTACGCACCACGCTAGTTTTCTTCCCAACATTCTTATTGCCGTGTGGTTGTGCGGATCGCTTTTCCTGCTCCTGCGCTGGTCGCGCCATTGGTGGGCAATTCACGCGACATTGCGATCGGCTTCTCGGATATCTTTACCAGTCGATGTGCCAGTTTTTTTAACCTCTTGCAGGATCGAACCCGGTATCGTCGGGATCTTTCGTCCGGTTCTCCTGCTTCCAGAAAAAATAATGGATAGACTTCCGGCCGCACAGCTTCGCAGTATCCTGGCGCACGAGATCTGCCATGTCCGACGCCGCGACAATCTTACGGCTGCGATCCACATGGTGGTGGAAGCGATCTTCTGGTTTCATCCGGCGGTCTGGTGGATTGAGCGGCGCTTGATTGACGAGCGCGAGCAGGCCTGCGATGAAGCCGTCTTGCAACTCGGGAATGACGCAGAAGTCTATGCCGAGGGTATTCTCAACGTCTGCAAGTTTTATACCGAGTCCCCCATCGCATGCATGTCCGGGGTCACGGGGGCGCAATTGAAGGAGCGCATTCTTCGCATCATGACGAAGCAAGCGGCGCTCAAGCTGGGGGTGGGTCGGAAACTTCTACTAAGCGCTGTTGGAATAGCGGCGATCTCGGTCCCAATGGTCTTTGGGCTACTGCGTATTACGGAAGTCCGTGCTCAATCTGCGTCTGCGAACCAAGCTAAGGGCATTGCTGCAACCTGGCAAGGGATACTGCACACGAATCGAGATCTGCGTTTCGTGGTCAAGATCACCAACGCAGGTGCCGAGACGCTAAGAGGGACCTTCTACAACATCGATGTGGAACCGGACGCCGTACCCGTGATTTCCACTAGGCTGGATGGCTCATCCCTGAGGCTTGAGCTTCCCTTTGGTACCTACCAGGGCACTCTAAGTGCCGATGGCAACTCCATCACGGGGACATGGCTGCAAGGACAAAATCCGCTGCCGCTAACCTTTGTGCGCGCGACGCCCGCGACCGAATGGACGATTCCTCATCCTCCGGCCGTCGTGCACATGGCGGCCGACGCAGATCCATCGTTTGAAGTCGCCACCATTAAACCCAGTTCGCCTGATGAACAGGGAACGAGAGTAATTATTCACGGTCGCCAGTTTTCGACCGTTCGGACCACGCTGAACGAACTGGTTTTCTTTGCCTATGGACTTCACAAGGGTCAGATTCTAGGTGCGCCGGATTGGTTCAGTTCAGAGAGATTTGATATCTCTGCTGTCCCTGACGTCCAGGGCGAACCAAGTCCAAAGCAATGGCAGTCCATGGTCAAGAAGCTGATGGCCGACCGCTTCCAGGTCAAACTACATTACGAAAAACGAGAATTTTCCGTATACGCCCTCACGATAGCGAAAAGCGGTCCCAAACTGACTATGAGCCAGGGCGACCCCAACGGGTCGGCAGGTCTTGGATTCGGGCCGCCGGGAAATTTTGGTGCAATCAACGCAAAGATGTCTGACGTTGCCAACGCGATGGCATACGACATGGTAGACCGGCCGGTAGTAGATCAAACCGGCCTTCAGGGAAGGTTCGATCTCAGGTTGACGTGGAAGCCTGATGACATGCACTCGGCGACGGAGAGGACAGACACCTCGCCAGACATCTTCACCGCCGTCGAGGAGCAGTGGGGGGTGAAGCTGGTATCAACCAAAGCCCCAGTCGATGTTCTCGTGATCGATCATGTGGAGAAGCCTTCGGCGAATTGA
- a CDS encoding BlaI/MecI/CopY family transcriptional regulator, which translates to MPVPKLSKLEYQIMEALWDKSETSLREIQESFPANERPAYTTIQTMVYRMEAKGIVRRVKKVGNFHVFAASITRDAAQRRLVDDLLALLGGRPQLVMAHLIRGGKLSLADVKDAEKTLRQLSSKEKPS; encoded by the coding sequence TTGCCTGTCCCGAAATTGTCCAAGTTGGAATACCAGATCATGGAGGCGCTCTGGGATAAGAGTGAGACCTCACTTCGGGAAATCCAGGAGTCCTTCCCAGCGAATGAGCGTCCAGCCTATACAACCATTCAAACCATGGTTTATCGGATGGAGGCAAAAGGGATCGTGCGTCGAGTGAAGAAGGTGGGCAACTTCCACGTTTTCGCTGCTTCAATCACGCGCGATGCGGCTCAACGCCGTTTGGTTGACGATTTATTGGCTCTCTTAGGAGGTCGTCCGCAGTTGGTGATGGCGCACTTGATTAGGGGAGGCAAGTTATCTCTTGCAGACGTAAAAGATGCGGAAAAGACGTTGCGCCAACTCTCTTCGAAGGAGAAGCCGTCATGA
- a CDS encoding TIGR03435 family protein, with the protein MKILFRKLLVLLGVLLLARPHASGAQGIPPRLLTTDGRPMEFEVVSVKPNHSGAEKMNIMSPPMSNGVTITNMPLIDILQWAFRITMSDQIVGLPGWATEDRYDITAKVADEDVTAFRKVVDPIQRTPMLQKILVDRFNLKFHNETKELSVYALVVAKSGVRMTEIQPAIGPNGMRDGGSRQRRRGQIRSMGQPMQPLIDALTMELKSVVVDRTDLKGFYNFTLTWTPDDINASGAGPTPEDASAPQLVTALQEQLGLKLERTKAPVQVLVVDRVERPSEN; encoded by the coding sequence ATGAAAATACTTTTTCGCAAATTGCTAGTCCTGCTCGGCGTGTTATTGCTGGCTCGACCGCACGCATCCGGTGCTCAAGGTATCCCACCACGGCTGTTGACGACGGACGGTCGACCGATGGAATTCGAAGTGGTATCCGTAAAGCCTAACCACTCCGGAGCAGAGAAGATGAACATCATGTCCCCTCCAATGAGTAATGGAGTGACGATCACAAACATGCCTCTCATCGACATTCTCCAATGGGCATTCCGTATCACCATGAGCGACCAAATCGTGGGACTGCCCGGCTGGGCTACGGAAGACCGATACGACATCACCGCAAAGGTGGCTGATGAGGATGTGACAGCATTCCGCAAGGTGGTTGATCCTATCCAGCGAACGCCGATGCTGCAAAAGATCTTAGTAGATCGGTTTAATCTGAAATTTCACAATGAAACGAAGGAGCTCTCTGTCTACGCGCTGGTGGTTGCCAAGAGTGGTGTTCGAATGACAGAGATCCAGCCAGCGATCGGTCCCAACGGGATGAGGGACGGTGGTTCTAGGCAAAGAAGACGCGGCCAAATCAGGAGCATGGGGCAGCCGATGCAACCACTAATAGACGCTCTCACCATGGAACTAAAGAGCGTTGTTGTGGACAGAACGGACCTCAAGGGATTTTACAATTTCACGCTCACCTGGACGCCTGACGACATCAATGCTTCTGGCGCAGGTCCTACTCCCGAGGATGCCTCGGCGCCTCAGCTCGTTACGGCGCTGCAGGAGCAGTTAGGTTTGAAGTTAGAACGTACCAAGGCTCCTGTGCAGGTACTTGTTGTCGACCGCGTTGAGCGCCCATCAGAAAACTGA
- a CDS encoding ABC transporter permease — protein MIFGFLTRLRFLIFRKRRSELDEEIEFHLEQAITTRIVAGMDPAEARRQALIEFGGIEPTRERCERQRPGWWIGTVMQDVHYAFRGFIRNPLFTISVLVTLALGIGATTAVFSFVDRILFRPLPYADPGRIVSVGFVHPLERQEFVMGRFYVEWQKDQTPFSALAAQSTGSHNCDLVENDPTQLSCISFQASFLPLFGISPALGRNFLPEEDRPNGPNVVMISYGLWKGHYNGDPHILDRMINVDGNPARVVGVLPRDFQFPTLEAADIVSPFALNPAVQQKVNGGFGYPERVFARLKPGVSVAQAYAQMQPLFNDDLKWFPPSAKSETRLSVRTLRDREMQEARPIAWVLFGFVLAVLLIACANVAGLMMARGARRQRELAVRSAIGASRGRLIRQALTEAFVLSFAGSVAGLAIAQALVMVFVRLAPNGIPFISKAHVDLRIAVFTALVSCLCGVIFGLATALQKPGLAALNTKSSMSRSHAFLRSGLVTAQIAVSIILLAGAALLLRSFTKIEEQNLGMQTGGVLTVNVALPWWRYNTNQKVMDFYLRLESSLRRLPGTRAVGLTDSIPPGGWQDGFRFSDVHLQGKPPIPPGTGGTVVGRSVTPDYFRALNIPILRGRNFADQDRIGEERELILSRLLAERLFPGEDPIGKRFLPGAHVSGAGAIVVGVADNVKNGGLTEQSDPEMYTLLRSAPDNWGGNHLMVIVDSAMPLAAIEPWVRSEVSSIDHTIPVEMEPLNQSLNRLADRPRFLTTLLGFFALTGLVLAVVGLYGLIAFMTTQRTHEIGVRIALGATRANILRLIANDGLRMVLVGLAIGLGTALAVSRMLKTLLFQVSVYDPLTYIVAPLLLSLVALVAILIPARAGTRVEPAVTLRAE, from the coding sequence ATGATCTTTGGGTTTCTGACGCGGCTTCGCTTCCTGATCTTTCGCAAAAGGCGCAGCGAACTCGATGAAGAGATCGAGTTCCATCTCGAACAGGCAATCACAACCAGAATTGTGGCAGGAATGGACCCAGCCGAAGCGCGCCGTCAGGCGCTTATTGAATTTGGTGGGATCGAGCCCACGCGGGAACGATGCGAGCGGCAACGGCCGGGGTGGTGGATCGGGACCGTCATGCAGGACGTTCATTACGCGTTTCGCGGATTTATCCGCAATCCTCTGTTTACCATCAGCGTCCTCGTCACTCTCGCACTTGGCATTGGCGCGACCACCGCCGTCTTCAGCTTTGTAGATCGCATCTTGTTCCGGCCTTTACCATATGCAGATCCCGGGCGAATTGTGTCGGTAGGATTCGTGCATCCACTGGAGCGGCAGGAGTTCGTGATGGGGCGCTTCTATGTGGAATGGCAGAAGGATCAGACCCCTTTTTCGGCTCTTGCAGCTCAGAGCACGGGGAGCCACAATTGCGACCTGGTCGAGAACGACCCAACGCAACTAAGCTGTATTTCATTTCAGGCGAGCTTTCTTCCTTTATTCGGAATCTCTCCAGCTCTTGGTCGCAACTTTCTTCCAGAAGAGGATCGTCCCAATGGACCCAACGTGGTGATGATTTCTTACGGGCTGTGGAAGGGACATTACAACGGCGACCCGCACATCCTGGACCGGATGATCAATGTGGATGGCAATCCCGCCCGGGTTGTGGGCGTCCTGCCCAGGGATTTTCAGTTTCCTACTCTGGAAGCGGCAGATATCGTCTCTCCTTTTGCTCTCAATCCAGCGGTTCAGCAGAAGGTGAATGGCGGGTTCGGCTACCCAGAACGGGTATTTGCGCGGCTCAAGCCCGGCGTGAGCGTGGCTCAGGCGTACGCGCAGATGCAGCCTCTGTTCAACGACGACCTCAAGTGGTTCCCTCCTTCGGCGAAAAGCGAAACTCGTCTCAGCGTCCGGACGTTGCGTGATCGCGAGATGCAGGAGGCGCGGCCGATCGCGTGGGTTCTCTTTGGGTTTGTCCTTGCGGTTTTGCTGATAGCGTGCGCGAACGTAGCCGGATTGATGATGGCACGCGGAGCGAGGAGGCAGCGCGAGCTTGCGGTTCGTTCGGCGATCGGCGCAAGCAGAGGTAGGCTTATTCGCCAGGCACTGACGGAAGCCTTCGTGCTCTCGTTCGCAGGAAGCGTAGCAGGACTCGCAATAGCGCAAGCACTCGTCATGGTGTTTGTTCGCCTCGCTCCGAACGGAATCCCATTCATCAGTAAAGCGCATGTCGATCTGCGCATTGCAGTATTCACGGCTCTGGTCTCGTGCCTCTGCGGAGTGATCTTCGGTCTTGCTACAGCGCTGCAGAAACCGGGATTGGCCGCGCTGAACACAAAGTCATCGATGTCGCGAAGCCATGCTTTCTTGAGGAGCGGCCTGGTCACGGCGCAGATCGCCGTCAGCATCATCCTGCTCGCCGGTGCGGCGCTGCTACTGCGCAGCTTTACGAAGATCGAAGAGCAGAATCTCGGAATGCAGACTGGTGGGGTCTTGACCGTGAACGTGGCGCTTCCCTGGTGGCGCTACAACACAAATCAGAAGGTCATGGACTTCTATCTTCGTCTTGAATCATCTCTGCGGCGACTGCCCGGCACACGTGCGGTGGGGCTGACAGACTCGATTCCACCGGGAGGGTGGCAAGACGGCTTTAGATTCTCCGACGTGCACCTGCAGGGCAAACCACCTATCCCTCCAGGGACCGGCGGAACGGTTGTGGGCCGATCCGTGACGCCCGACTATTTCCGCGCACTTAATATTCCGATTTTGCGCGGACGGAACTTCGCGGATCAGGACCGTATAGGAGAGGAGCGCGAGCTGATTCTCAGCCGGTTATTGGCCGAGCGTCTGTTTCCAGGTGAGGATCCCATTGGAAAGCGATTCCTGCCGGGCGCGCATGTCAGCGGCGCCGGAGCCATAGTCGTTGGTGTGGCAGACAACGTAAAAAACGGCGGACTTACGGAACAAAGCGATCCGGAGATGTACACGCTGCTGCGGAGCGCACCCGACAACTGGGGCGGAAACCATTTGATGGTGATTGTGGATAGCGCCATGCCGCTCGCTGCGATTGAACCGTGGGTCAGATCAGAGGTTTCTTCCATCGATCACACCATTCCGGTTGAGATGGAGCCGCTGAATCAGTCCCTCAACCGGCTGGCAGACCGCCCGCGATTTTTAACAACGCTGCTTGGATTTTTTGCTCTGACGGGCTTAGTGCTGGCAGTTGTCGGTCTTTATGGCCTCATCGCATTTATGACAACGCAGCGGACACACGAGATCGGTGTGCGCATTGCCCTCGGCGCCACGCGAGCGAATATCCTGCGCTTGATCGCAAATGACGGATTGCGCATGGTGCTGGTCGGCTTGGCGATCGGGCTCGGTACTGCGCTCGCAGTATCGCGCATGCTGAAGACGCTGCTGTTCCAGGTCAGCGTATATGACCCGTTAACGTACATCGTTGCCCCGCTGCTTCTGTCATTGGTCGCCCTCGTTGCAATTCTTATCCCTGCTCGCGCTGGAACGCGCGTCGAGCCGGCGGTTACGCTACGCGCCGAATAA
- a CDS encoding STAS domain-containing protein: MLYSRLPKSLIILHNPYRIAETTTVAPVTREYLSDGQAHILQDKDIPSNVTILRIHGPFLFGTTEKLAEATKDLASFGDVVILRLRNMTALDATGMHALEQFSDRLRGAGKTLLLCGARDQPSRLVSQSGFLDHVGAENVLPHVQAALARVREIQGDFVGVGREMAHES; this comes from the coding sequence ATGCTCTATTCGAGACTGCCAAAATCGCTGATAATCCTTCATAATCCTTACCGCATCGCCGAGACAACGACAGTCGCACCTGTTACGCGCGAATACCTGAGCGATGGGCAGGCGCACATTTTGCAGGACAAGGACATACCGTCTAACGTAACCATCCTGCGTATTCATGGTCCGTTTCTCTTTGGCACAACCGAAAAGCTTGCGGAGGCCACCAAGGACCTCGCCTCCTTCGGTGATGTGGTGATTCTGCGGCTTCGCAATATGACGGCGCTCGACGCAACCGGCATGCATGCTCTTGAGCAGTTCTCCGACCGCCTGCGCGGAGCAGGTAAGACGCTGCTGCTGTGCGGCGCGCGCGACCAACCGTCGCGGCTCGTCTCGCAATCAGGCTTTCTCGATCATGTGGGAGCTGAAAACGTTCTGCCGCATGTCCAGGCAGCTCTCGCCCGTGTGCGGGAGATTCAGGGAGATTTTGTGGGGGTGGGCCGAGAGATGGCTCACGAATCTTGA